The DNA segment ATTGTTGTTAATTAAAATTTAACTACTATACCATAACTTTAAAAACAAAGGTTTTAAAATGAGAGCATTTTTGATAGTAGTTGCCCTAATTATTGTGGCATTTATAGGTCTGCTTTTTACAAATATAAACAATGTTCCAACCCTTGATGAAAATGTAAAAGCTTCATGGGCGCAGGTTCAAAATCAATATAAAAGAAGAGCTGATTTAATCCCAAATTTAGTTGCAACAGTAAAAGGTTATGCGGAGCATGAAAACTCAACCCTAACAGAGGTAACTAATGCAAGAGCAAATGTTGGAAAAATAAATATAACTCCTGAGATGTTATCAAACCCTGAACTTTTTCAACAATTTGAAAAAGCTCAAAGAGCACTAAGTTCTGCACTTTCAAGACTTATGGTTGTTGTTGAAAAATATCCTGAACTAAAAGCAGATAAAAACTTTTTAGCCCTACAAAGCCAACTAGAAGGGACTGAAAACAGAATCTCTGTTGCAAGAAGAGATTATATTGAAACAGTAAAAGTTTACAATTTGGAGCTTAGAACTTTCCCAGGGAAAATAGTTGCATCAATACTTTACCCTGAAGCAAAAGTAAAAGAGACATTTAGTGCAGCACCTAGTGAACAAGAAGTACCAAAAGTACAATTTTAGAAAATGAAAAGACTTTTTTATACTCTTTTATCTCTGCTTTTTCTTCAAACTCTGCTTTTTGCAACACCTACTTTTCCAGAACTAACAGGAAGAGTAGTTGATGATGCAAAGATTTTAAACTCTTCTCAAAAACAGACTCTAACAAAACTTCTAAAAGAG comes from the Halarcobacter ebronensis genome and includes:
- a CDS encoding LemA family protein — encoded protein: MRAFLIVVALIIVAFIGLLFTNINNVPTLDENVKASWAQVQNQYKRRADLIPNLVATVKGYAEHENSTLTEVTNARANVGKINITPEMLSNPELFQQFEKAQRALSSALSRLMVVVEKYPELKADKNFLALQSQLEGTENRISVARRDYIETVKVYNLELRTFPGKIVASILYPEAKVKETFSAAPSEQEVPKVQF